A window from Halococcus salifodinae DSM 8989 encodes these proteins:
- a CDS encoding mandelate racemase/muconate lactonizing enzyme family protein, whose product MKITDIEAFAVNVPLVPFEDGGIGPYVTNHNSLTDMDRILVRVDTDEGISGWGEVRVFLTPEATVSIIEEGIRPLVVGQSPFELEKLRRQVFIEYANADMFFAPVEVACWDIVGKSLEKPIYELLGGWTAPSQTDMKHRGHQDDYADAHEIEVAYCLGILSPEQSRQRAAEVLDQGFSVLKTKAGRDWKEDVARIKAMHDEVDGELEFRLDPNQGWTIDQAIRVGSKLADAGIYLQYMEQPIRVDAHTSLASLKNQTGQPLGPNEDTYIPHNLRRLIDAGAIDVAVLDLTPAGGLAGLRQQAAIAEDAGIPIAHHCAFDLGVRTAAILHAVHGIPGFSLPPDSVYYGWEDDITVDPFDSTNGTLRVPQSPGLGVEVDRSTIEEYRIA is encoded by the coding sequence ATGAAAATCACAGACATCGAAGCGTTCGCAGTCAATGTTCCGCTCGTTCCGTTCGAAGACGGTGGCATCGGTCCGTATGTAACCAATCACAACTCGCTAACGGACATGGACCGAATCCTCGTCAGAGTCGATACTGACGAGGGTATCTCCGGCTGGGGAGAAGTTCGCGTGTTCCTCACGCCAGAAGCAACCGTCTCTATCATCGAAGAGGGGATTCGTCCGCTCGTCGTCGGTCAGTCACCGTTCGAGCTGGAAAAGCTTCGACGACAGGTGTTCATCGAATACGCCAACGCGGACATGTTCTTCGCACCAGTCGAAGTCGCATGCTGGGATATCGTCGGCAAATCGCTCGAAAAGCCGATCTACGAACTACTCGGGGGCTGGACGGCACCCAGTCAGACCGATATGAAACATCGTGGTCACCAGGACGATTACGCAGACGCCCACGAGATCGAGGTTGCGTACTGTCTGGGGATCCTCTCGCCCGAACAGTCCCGACAGCGGGCCGCCGAGGTACTCGATCAAGGATTCTCCGTGTTGAAGACGAAAGCCGGTCGTGATTGGAAGGAAGACGTTGCCCGGATCAAGGCGATGCACGACGAAGTCGATGGTGAGCTAGAGTTCCGTCTCGATCCGAATCAGGGCTGGACCATCGACCAAGCGATCCGTGTCGGTTCGAAACTGGCCGACGCTGGCATCTATCTCCAGTACATGGAACAGCCGATTCGAGTCGATGCCCACACGTCCTTGGCTAGCTTGAAGAACCAGACGGGGCAGCCACTGGGACCGAACGAGGACACGTACATCCCGCACAATCTGCGCCGACTTATCGACGCAGGAGCCATCGATGTCGCTGTGTTGGACCTGACGCCCGCTGGTGGACTCGCGGGACTGCGCCAGCAGGCAGCCATCGCAGAAGATGCAGGTATCCCGATAGCACACCATTGCGCGTTCGACCTTGGTGTGAGAACGGCAGCCATCCTGCATGCCGTCCACGGGATTCCAGGCTTTTCGCTCCCCCCAGATTCGGTTTACTACGGCTGGGAGGACGACATCACGGTTGATCCCTTCGACAGTACCAACGGAACGCTTCGAGTGCCACAGAGTCCGGGCCTCGGTGTCGAAGTCGACCGGAGCACCATCGAGGAGTATCGTATCGCATGA
- a CDS encoding GntP family permease: MAYPPGPLIAFAVGLATTVLLLVRLKVPAFLGLIISTFIVGLVAPEVPLGDVASETATAFGDTLASVGIPILMAAVIGKTMLESGAAERIIRAFTSLTGEENGEYALFGSGFVLAVPVFFGNVFYLLAPLARSMRARVGHSYSLFIVVICAAAATTHVFVPPTPGPLAVAGEINANLGTTILIGLMIGIPTAILSGLVYGKFISKRLDIPLRDTMGTTTEELKDISEQSTSKLPGVLEASLPIVLAIVLVGAQTVTSTFLSSNAWFVSAFSFIGDPNFALTVAAMASAVTFYRMKSLDRETWADQLTEALKEGGNIAAIVAAGGAFGGMLAAAGVGSYISGVLQEVGLGLLVTAWIIAAAVRIAQGSATVAMLTTAGIVAPLVGQLTVNPAYLVMAIGAGGNIFSWYNDGGFWIITEIGGLKQSEALKTWTVVTTLIAVFGLIFTLGLSTVMPLA, from the coding sequence ATGGCATATCCCCCTGGTCCACTGATAGCGTTCGCAGTTGGCTTAGCAACGACGGTGTTACTTCTCGTCCGGCTCAAAGTACCCGCGTTCCTTGGGCTCATCATCTCGACGTTCATCGTTGGGTTGGTAGCGCCCGAGGTTCCGCTCGGAGATGTAGCATCGGAAACCGCAACTGCGTTCGGAGATACGCTCGCGAGCGTCGGGATCCCCATTCTGATGGCTGCGGTCATTGGAAAGACGATGCTGGAAAGCGGTGCTGCAGAACGCATTATCCGTGCGTTCACGTCCCTCACGGGTGAAGAGAACGGTGAGTACGCCTTGTTCGGCAGCGGATTCGTGTTGGCAGTCCCCGTCTTCTTCGGTAACGTGTTCTACTTGCTTGCCCCGCTTGCCCGCTCGATGCGTGCTCGAGTCGGACATAGCTACTCACTGTTCATCGTCGTCATCTGTGCCGCAGCCGCGACGACACACGTCTTCGTGCCACCGACACCGGGCCCACTCGCAGTCGCGGGTGAGATCAACGCGAACCTTGGGACGACGATCCTCATCGGGTTGATGATTGGCATCCCGACAGCAATCCTCTCGGGGCTCGTCTATGGCAAATTCATCTCGAAACGCCTCGATATTCCCCTCCGTGACACGATGGGGACAACGACCGAAGAGTTGAAAGACATCTCGGAGCAGTCGACTTCCAAACTGCCTGGTGTGCTAGAGGCCTCCCTCCCCATCGTGCTTGCTATCGTGCTAGTCGGTGCTCAGACCGTCACAAGCACGTTTCTCTCGTCCAATGCGTGGTTCGTTTCTGCTTTTTCCTTCATTGGAGACCCGAACTTCGCGCTGACTGTCGCAGCGATGGCCTCGGCCGTCACGTTCTATCGAATGAAGTCCCTCGACAGAGAAACGTGGGCCGACCAGCTGACAGAGGCGCTGAAAGAAGGGGGTAACATCGCTGCGATCGTTGCTGCTGGCGGAGCATTTGGTGGGATGCTCGCCGCGGCTGGTGTTGGCAGTTATATCTCCGGCGTACTGCAGGAAGTCGGACTGGGACTCCTCGTCACTGCGTGGATCATCGCCGCTGCGGTCCGCATCGCACAGGGCTCCGCAACTGTCGCTATGCTGACTACTGCTGGGATCGTCGCTCCGCTGGTGGGACAGCTAACGGTCAATCCAGCGTACCTCGTCATGGCTATCGGTGCCGGTGGAAACATCTTCTCGTGGTACAACGATGGAGGATTTTGGATCATCACCGAGATCGGCGGACTCAAGCAGTCAGAGGCGTTAAAGACGTGGACTGTCGTTACAACGCTGATCGCTGTATTCGGGCTGATCTTCACTCTCGGCCTCTCGACGGTGATGCCTCTCGCATGA
- a CDS encoding IclR family transcriptional regulator, producing the protein MSDDPKQKTIGAVETSFDILGVLSDIEPAGVSEITEELDMSTSTVFAHLNTLLQQGYLVKNDTTYRRSLRFLADAGAIRQRCEAAQLLDEKVDELASMTGEIAGAATEERGQRVMLFRSAGEMAAGDKIPIGEHSYLHWTSLGKALLAHLPAARRSEIVDRHDLPRGTERTFTTRDALGDELERIRQQGYAVDDEEHLRGVRGVAVPVFNTEDDVIASVGLTGPRNRFQSSYLTELLSSLEYVKNEIEVRNQYYE; encoded by the coding sequence ATGTCAGATGATCCCAAACAAAAGACGATCGGCGCAGTCGAAACCTCGTTCGACATTTTAGGCGTTCTCAGCGATATAGAGCCTGCGGGCGTCTCGGAGATTACCGAGGAGCTTGATATGTCTACGAGTACCGTTTTCGCACACCTGAACACACTCCTTCAGCAGGGATATCTAGTGAAGAACGACACGACATATCGGCGTTCGCTTCGGTTCTTAGCGGATGCTGGTGCTATCAGACAGCGCTGTGAGGCTGCACAGCTATTGGACGAGAAAGTCGACGAACTCGCTTCGATGACGGGTGAAATCGCGGGAGCCGCAACTGAAGAGCGGGGTCAAAGGGTCATGCTCTTCCGTAGTGCCGGTGAGATGGCTGCTGGCGATAAGATCCCTATCGGCGAACACAGCTATCTGCACTGGACATCGCTTGGCAAAGCACTCCTTGCTCATCTCCCAGCCGCAAGACGTTCCGAGATCGTCGACCGCCATGACCTCCCTCGTGGTACTGAGCGGACGTTTACGACCCGGGACGCGCTCGGCGATGAACTCGAACGGATCCGTCAGCAGGGATACGCAGTCGATGACGAAGAACATCTGCGAGGTGTGCGAGGGGTTGCAGTACCGGTCTTCAACACTGAGGACGATGTCATCGCCTCGGTGGGACTGACAGGACCGCGAAATCGGTTTCAGTCGTCGTACCTTACCGAACTCCTCAGCTCTCTGGAGTACGTGAAAAACGAAATCGAAGTTCGGAACCAGTACTACGAATGA
- a CDS encoding phosphoglucomutase/phosphomannomutase alpha/beta/alpha domain I yields the protein MDAISFGTDGWRATLDTFTAPRVRMVGQAVATHLDEAGHDAPVAVSYDARESSRGFAEELARALAANGFDVLLPERDRPTPLLAWAIVDRDLAGGLMVTASHNPPEYNGVKFIPDDGAPALPDVTERIEANLAEPDPLPEDEWGTVQEVDFVDSHADHALDLVADRTGGDRDSLLDGVTVAYDAMYGSGRGVTDALLERAGADIDRLHCEQRDDFGGTPPEPSAEHLDELAERVRTGDAALGIANDGDADRLAVVTPERGYLDENLFFAAIYDYLLESDTGPAVRTVSTTFLIDRIAEAGGEDVIETPVGFKWVAEAMGEAEALMGGEESGGFSIRGHVREKDGVLLALLAAAAAQETPLDDRVDRLFDEHGAIHQAKISVDCPDDEKARVLDDLEGELPERVAGESVAEVVTKDGFKILLESGAWLLARPSGTEPVLRVYAEADSEERVDELLDAGHDLVAPLVSAVR from the coding sequence ATGGATGCGATCTCGTTCGGCACCGACGGCTGGCGCGCGACTCTCGATACCTTCACCGCGCCGCGGGTACGGATGGTCGGCCAGGCGGTCGCCACCCATCTCGACGAGGCGGGCCACGACGCGCCGGTGGCAGTGAGCTACGATGCCCGCGAAAGTTCGCGAGGATTCGCCGAGGAGCTCGCGCGGGCCCTCGCAGCCAACGGTTTCGACGTCCTCCTTCCCGAGCGCGATCGTCCAACCCCGCTGCTCGCGTGGGCGATCGTCGATCGCGATCTCGCGGGCGGACTGATGGTCACCGCCTCCCACAACCCCCCCGAGTACAACGGCGTGAAGTTCATTCCCGACGACGGCGCGCCCGCGCTTCCCGACGTGACCGAGCGAATCGAGGCCAACCTCGCCGAGCCCGACCCGCTCCCCGAGGACGAGTGGGGCACAGTACAGGAAGTCGATTTCGTCGACTCACACGCAGACCACGCGCTCGACCTCGTGGCCGACCGGACGGGCGGCGACCGCGACAGCCTCCTCGACGGCGTGACGGTGGCCTACGACGCGATGTACGGCAGCGGGCGGGGCGTGACCGACGCGCTGCTCGAACGTGCGGGCGCGGACATCGATCGACTCCACTGCGAGCAGCGCGACGACTTCGGCGGGACGCCACCGGAGCCGAGCGCCGAGCACCTCGACGAGCTCGCCGAGCGCGTCCGGACGGGCGACGCCGCCCTCGGGATCGCGAACGACGGCGACGCCGACCGGCTCGCCGTGGTGACGCCAGAGCGAGGCTACCTCGACGAGAACCTGTTTTTCGCCGCGATCTACGACTACCTCCTCGAATCGGACACTGGCCCGGCCGTCCGCACGGTCTCGACCACGTTCCTGATCGACCGGATCGCCGAGGCCGGTGGCGAAGACGTGATCGAGACGCCGGTCGGGTTCAAGTGGGTCGCGGAGGCGATGGGCGAGGCCGAGGCCCTGATGGGCGGCGAGGAGTCGGGTGGGTTCTCGATCCGCGGCCACGTCCGCGAGAAGGACGGCGTGTTGCTCGCGCTGCTCGCGGCGGCCGCCGCACAGGAAACACCGCTCGACGATCGAGTAGACCGACTGTTCGACGAGCACGGCGCGATCCACCAGGCGAAGATCAGCGTCGACTGCCCCGACGACGAGAAGGCGCGCGTCCTCGACGATCTGGAGGGCGAGCTGCCAGAGCGGGTCGCGGGCGAGTCGGTCGCCGAGGTCGTCACGAAAGACGGGTTCAAGATCCTCCTGGAGAGCGGCGCGTGGCTCCTTGCCCGGCCGAGCGGAACTGAACCCGTCCTTCGGGTGTACGCTGAAGCCGATAGTGAAGAACGGGTCGACGAACTGCTCGATGCCGGCCACGACCTCGTCGCACCGCTCGTATCTGCGGTCCGTTGA
- a CDS encoding TIGR00341 family protein, translated as MRLIKLIVPDDERETVLDVLREENIDRVVTREASERDSSTLVEFPLPTQAVEYVLRELRDAGFDDGRYTVIADAETAKTATYTELEDRFVAGVEEDDSVAHEEIRAKALDMHRNPVTYYAMTVFSAVVAAAGLLLNSAAIVVGAMVIAPQVGSAMMTSVGMALNDRKLIGLGLRSQTGGLAAAIVAAIVLGFALETTGVVPTGLDVANVAQVAQRTSPGLLAFAVAICAGTAGAFGLSTGLSEALVGVMIAAALIPAAAAVGIGVAWGLPAVALGALALLVVNTVTVNLSGFLALGYLGYRPGTWGDDGGRRRFAPVAIALAVLIAVLAVSGLGLVAQVQFDRAVNDAADDTLTEERYGAVELEDLSVEVVGADVLGGQRSVVVTVSKPADRSYPDLPRALANTIEDRTGTSVAVEIIMRDRRAFDPDASALRPNPQLASERAPLTRRAAIPSPPARGA; from the coding sequence ATGCGGCTCATCAAGCTCATCGTCCCCGACGACGAGCGCGAGACGGTCCTCGACGTGCTCCGCGAGGAGAACATCGATCGCGTCGTCACCCGGGAGGCGAGCGAGCGCGACTCGTCGACGCTGGTGGAGTTTCCCTTGCCCACGCAGGCTGTCGAGTACGTCCTCCGCGAACTCCGTGACGCGGGGTTCGACGACGGGCGTTACACCGTGATCGCCGACGCGGAGACCGCGAAGACGGCCACTTACACCGAACTCGAGGATCGCTTCGTTGCGGGCGTCGAAGAGGACGACAGCGTCGCTCACGAGGAGATCCGGGCGAAGGCGCTCGACATGCACCGCAACCCCGTGACCTACTACGCGATGACGGTGTTCAGCGCGGTCGTCGCGGCCGCCGGCCTCCTCCTCAACTCCGCGGCGATCGTGGTCGGCGCGATGGTGATCGCGCCACAGGTCGGCTCGGCGATGATGACCAGCGTCGGGATGGCGCTCAACGACCGGAAACTGATCGGGCTCGGACTCCGCTCGCAGACCGGCGGGCTGGCGGCGGCGATCGTCGCCGCGATCGTCCTCGGGTTCGCGCTCGAAACCACGGGGGTCGTTCCGACGGGTCTCGACGTCGCGAACGTCGCCCAGGTCGCCCAGCGCACCTCGCCCGGTCTCCTGGCGTTCGCGGTGGCGATCTGTGCGGGGACTGCTGGCGCGTTCGGGCTCTCGACCGGGCTCTCGGAGGCGCTCGTCGGCGTGATGATCGCGGCCGCGCTCATCCCGGCCGCCGCGGCGGTCGGGATCGGGGTCGCGTGGGGGCTGCCTGCGGTCGCGCTCGGCGCACTTGCGCTGCTCGTGGTCAACACCGTCACGGTCAACCTCTCGGGTTTTCTCGCGCTCGGCTACCTCGGCTACCGGCCGGGGACCTGGGGCGACGACGGGGGTCGCCGACGGTTCGCCCCGGTGGCGATCGCGCTCGCGGTTCTGATCGCCGTGCTCGCCGTCTCGGGGCTCGGCCTCGTCGCACAGGTCCAGTTCGATCGCGCGGTCAACGACGCCGCCGACGACACGCTCACCGAGGAGCGGTACGGAGCGGTCGAACTCGAAGACCTCTCGGTCGAGGTGGTCGGTGCGGACGTGCTCGGCGGCCAGCGCTCGGTCGTCGTCACCGTGAGCAAACCCGCCGACCGGTCGTACCCGGATCTCCCACGAGCGCTCGCGAACACGATCGAGGATCGAACCGGAACGTCGGTGGCGGTCGAGATCATCATGCGGGATCGCCGAGCGTTCGACCCCGATGCGTCGGCTCTTCGACCCAATCCACAACTGGCTTCCGAGCGAGCGCCGCTCACTCGCCGAGCAGCGATTCCTTCGCCGCCCGCGAGAGGCGCTTGA
- a CDS encoding GIY-YIG nuclease family protein — protein MSHHVYVIECSDGSLYTGYTTDVDRRVREHNAGEGAKYTRGRTPVELRYVETFADKGAALSREHAIKRLSRAAKESLLGE, from the coding sequence GTGTCCCATCACGTCTACGTGATCGAGTGTAGCGACGGGAGTCTCTACACCGGCTATACCACCGACGTCGACCGACGGGTACGCGAACACAACGCGGGCGAGGGCGCGAAGTACACCCGCGGACGGACGCCGGTCGAACTCCGCTACGTCGAGACGTTCGCGGACAAGGGAGCGGCGCTCTCCCGGGAGCACGCGATCAAGCGCCTCTCGCGGGCGGCGAAGGAATCGCTGCTCGGCGAGTGA
- a CDS encoding DUF7563 family protein, which produces MPECDYCGAHVSDRFERVFADEHGRIFACPGCAANAGIAEAAKERAKNA; this is translated from the coding sequence ATGCCAGAGTGTGACTACTGCGGCGCGCACGTCTCGGATCGGTTCGAGCGCGTCTTCGCCGACGAACACGGCCGGATCTTCGCGTGCCCCGGCTGTGCGGCGAACGCGGGCATCGCCGAGGCGGCCAAGGAACGAGCGAAAAACGCCTGA
- the larB gene encoding nickel pincer cofactor biosynthesis protein LarB codes for MRETLEALAAGEISVTAAESRLAGYATGEAGRFDAAREQRRGVPEAVLGDGKTSAEVAELVSLAVETTGRGLATRVDPTTADTVVNHLADEHPDATTTFDERTGVLRAHAAEYEAADLDAIVGVVTAGTADTRPAGEAAAVAREMGATIERVDDVGVAGLHRALDRLDDIRRADALVVAAGREGALPTVLAGLVDAPVIGLPVASGYGHGGDGEAALAGLLQSCTVLTVVNVDAGFVAGAQAGLIARAIDAARDREPQ; via the coding sequence ATGCGCGAGACGCTCGAAGCGCTCGCAGCGGGCGAGATCTCGGTGACGGCAGCGGAATCGCGGCTTGCAGGCTACGCGACCGGCGAGGCGGGACGGTTCGACGCCGCCCGCGAGCAGCGCCGCGGCGTCCCCGAGGCGGTGCTCGGTGATGGGAAGACATCTGCCGAAGTCGCCGAACTCGTCTCCCTCGCCGTCGAGACGACCGGCCGCGGGCTCGCAACGCGAGTCGATCCGACGACCGCCGACACGGTCGTCAACCACCTCGCCGACGAACACCCCGACGCGACCACGACGTTCGACGAGCGGACGGGCGTCCTCCGGGCGCACGCGGCCGAGTACGAAGCAGCCGACCTCGATGCGATCGTCGGCGTCGTGACGGCGGGGACTGCTGACACCAGACCAGCGGGCGAAGCCGCCGCCGTGGCGCGGGAGATGGGGGCGACGATCGAGCGGGTCGACGACGTCGGCGTGGCCGGGCTCCACCGGGCGCTCGATCGGCTCGACGATATCAGACGCGCCGACGCCCTCGTGGTCGCTGCCGGCCGCGAGGGTGCGTTGCCGACGGTGTTGGCGGGGCTAGTCGACGCGCCGGTGATCGGGCTGCCGGTGGCCTCTGGCTACGGCCACGGCGGCGACGGCGAAGCCGCACTCGCCGGCCTCCTCCAGTCGTGTACAGTCCTGACTGTGGTGAACGTCGATGCAGGGTTCGTCGCGGGCGCACAGGCGGGCCTGATCGCACGGGCGATCGACGCGGCGCGCGATCGAGAGCCCCAGTAG
- the glmM gene encoding phosphoglucosamine mutase, with the protein MFGTSGIRGPVGETVTADLALAVGRAVGIDADSAVVGRDPRESGRLLTDALTAGLRESGTDVFDLGLAATPTVARAVGWHDADAGISVTASHNPAPDNGIKLWQPSGQAFDEAARETITRRVREDETDLQAWDSLGDRTRTDAAERHVESLVEAVSIDDPLSVIVDLGNGAGGVTVDALQALNCKVETLNAQPDGGFPGRPSEPTAENCGSLRTLVETTDADLGIAHDGDADRLRAVTGAGEFLSGDELLALFAREAVARSDVDEPRVAVPVDTSLAVDDALAPLGATVTHTKVGDVFVAERATESDVVFGGEPSGAWIWPDETLCPDGPLAACRLAALAAERSLDERAGEIETYPIRRANVETTEKAAVMERVEERVLAEYDDVRTLDGVRADCGDAWFLVRASGTQPLVRITAEARDEARAGEVFETVREIVVDAEN; encoded by the coding sequence ATGTTCGGCACCAGCGGCATCCGCGGGCCGGTCGGTGAGACGGTGACGGCCGATCTCGCGCTCGCGGTCGGCCGGGCGGTCGGGATCGACGCCGACAGCGCCGTGGTCGGTCGCGACCCGCGCGAGAGCGGTCGGCTCCTCACCGACGCGCTGACCGCCGGCCTCCGTGAGTCCGGCACTGATGTGTTCGATCTGGGGCTCGCAGCCACCCCGACGGTGGCACGCGCGGTCGGCTGGCACGACGCCGACGCCGGAATCTCGGTCACGGCGTCGCACAACCCCGCACCGGACAACGGGATCAAGCTCTGGCAGCCGAGCGGCCAGGCGTTCGACGAGGCCGCCCGTGAGACGATCACTCGGCGCGTCCGCGAGGACGAGACCGATCTCCAAGCATGGGACTCGCTCGGCGATCGCACCCGGACCGACGCCGCCGAGCGCCACGTCGAATCGCTCGTAGAAGCAGTTTCGATCGACGACCCACTCTCGGTCATCGTCGATCTCGGCAACGGGGCCGGCGGCGTCACCGTCGACGCGCTCCAGGCCCTGAACTGTAAGGTCGAGACGCTCAACGCCCAACCTGATGGCGGGTTCCCGGGCCGGCCCTCCGAGCCCACGGCAGAAAACTGTGGCTCGCTTCGAACCCTTGTGGAGACGACCGACGCCGATCTCGGGATCGCCCACGACGGCGACGCCGACCGGCTGCGGGCCGTCACCGGTGCGGGCGAGTTCCTCTCGGGCGACGAGTTGCTCGCACTGTTTGCACGCGAGGCGGTCGCGCGGAGCGATGTCGACGAACCCCGCGTCGCCGTTCCCGTCGACACCAGTCTGGCGGTCGACGACGCACTCGCCCCGCTCGGGGCGACGGTCACCCACACGAAAGTCGGCGACGTGTTCGTGGCCGAGCGTGCGACCGAGTCGGACGTGGTGTTCGGCGGCGAGCCGAGCGGCGCGTGGATCTGGCCCGACGAGACCCTCTGTCCCGATGGTCCGCTCGCGGCCTGTCGCCTCGCGGCGCTCGCCGCCGAGCGCTCGCTCGACGAGCGCGCCGGCGAGATCGAGACTTACCCGATCCGACGCGCGAACGTCGAGACAACCGAGAAAGCAGCGGTGATGGAACGTGTCGAGGAACGAGTGCTCGCGGAGTACGACGACGTCCGGACGCTCGACGGCGTCCGCGCCGACTGCGGGGACGCGTGGTTTCTGGTGCGCGCGAGCGGAACCCAGCCGCTCGTGCGGATCACCGCCGAGGCGCGCGACGAAGCGCGTGCTGGGGAGGTCTTCGAGACCGTTCGAGAAATCGTCGTTGACGCCGAGAACTAG
- a CDS encoding DUF7563 family protein: MPECQNCGAFVTAAYARVFTPSEIEEPRVCPQCEDKIRDGAEVRQARSTRRG, translated from the coding sequence ATGCCTGAATGCCAGAACTGTGGTGCGTTCGTGACGGCGGCGTACGCCAGGGTTTTCACACCGAGTGAGATCGAGGAGCCCCGGGTGTGCCCGCAGTGTGAGGACAAGATCCGCGACGGCGCGGAAGTCAGGCAAGCGCGGTCGACGCGGCGCGGCTAG
- a CDS encoding histidine phosphatase family protein → MTVLLVRHGETPWNAARRIQGWAPVPLSEQGREQATRLGDHLAATYDVDRLVASDLRRTRETAALIRGAGVDVEPTFDRAWRERDFGVYQGLSYEALFETYPEFAVTESGIAALEAVPERGESLLDCRERVLRAFDRLVADAGDETVLIVTHGGPLYALLGHLKGIDYVESIAGESQGNCAVNELRGGQNGGFEIVRENDTSYRE, encoded by the coding sequence ATGACCGTTCTCCTCGTCCGCCACGGCGAGACCCCGTGGAACGCGGCCCGACGAATCCAGGGCTGGGCACCCGTTCCGCTCTCCGAACAGGGGCGCGAGCAGGCCACGCGCCTCGGCGATCATCTCGCCGCAACGTACGACGTCGATCGGCTCGTCGCCTCCGACCTCCGGCGGACCCGCGAGACGGCGGCGTTGATCCGAGGGGCCGGCGTCGATGTCGAACCGACCTTCGACCGGGCGTGGCGCGAGCGCGATTTCGGGGTGTATCAGGGGCTCTCCTACGAGGCGCTGTTCGAGACCTACCCCGAGTTCGCCGTCACTGAGTCCGGCATCGCGGCGCTCGAAGCCGTCCCCGAGCGTGGCGAGAGTCTGCTCGACTGCCGCGAGCGCGTGCTCCGCGCGTTCGATCGTCTCGTCGCCGATGCGGGGGACGAAACGGTGTTGATCGTCACCCACGGCGGCCCGCTCTACGCGCTGCTCGGTCACCTGAAGGGAATCGACTACGTGGAATCGATCGCCGGCGAGTCACAGGGAAACTGCGCGGTGAACGAACTCCGGGGCGGCCAGAACGGGGGGTTCGAGATCGTCCGCGAGAACGACACGAGCTACCGGGAGTGA
- the larE gene encoding ATP-dependent sacrificial sulfur transferase LarE, translating to MNVEAKAAAVRADLAERDGVLIAFSGGVDSSVVAALAHDALGEDAVACTAKSETLPAAELDDANRVADEIGVRHEIAEFSELSSDEFVANDGDRCYHCRTMRLSAMFDAARELGITTVCDGTNASDPGEGHRPGLRAVEELNAYSPLLEHDITKEEVRGIAREYGLSVADKPAMACLSSRIPTGLAVTEERLSRVEKAETLLRTWGFEQFRVRDHDGLARIEVAPEELERALDSDFVRAAREHLADIGFEHVTLDLHGYRTGSVSPGDDGGAETAAEAEGDASDTVSGDLDLGAEYPTAED from the coding sequence ATGAACGTCGAGGCGAAGGCAGCCGCCGTCCGTGCCGATCTCGCCGAACGCGACGGGGTCTTGATCGCGTTCTCGGGTGGCGTGGATTCGAGCGTCGTCGCGGCGCTCGCCCACGACGCGCTCGGCGAGGATGCCGTGGCCTGCACCGCGAAAAGCGAGACGCTGCCGGCCGCCGAACTCGACGACGCGAACCGAGTCGCCGACGAGATCGGCGTTCGCCACGAGATCGCGGAGTTCTCGGAGCTCAGTAGTGATGAGTTCGTGGCGAACGACGGCGATCGGTGCTATCACTGCCGCACGATGCGGCTCTCGGCGATGTTCGACGCCGCACGGGAGCTGGGGATCACGACGGTCTGTGACGGGACGAACGCCTCCGATCCCGGCGAGGGCCACCGACCGGGTCTCCGGGCGGTCGAGGAGCTGAACGCCTACTCTCCACTATTGGAACACGACATCACGAAGGAGGAGGTTCGGGGGATCGCCCGCGAGTACGGGCTCTCGGTCGCGGACAAACCCGCAATGGCGTGTCTCTCCTCGCGGATTCCCACTGGGTTGGCTGTCACCGAGGAGCGCCTCTCGCGGGTCGAGAAGGCCGAAACCCTGCTCCGAACGTGGGGGTTCGAGCAGTTCCGGGTGCGCGATCACGACGGCCTCGCGCGCATCGAGGTCGCGCCCGAGGAGTTGGAGCGCGCACTCGATTCGGACTTCGTTCGAGCGGCCCGCGAGCATCTCGCCGACATCGGCTTCGAGCACGTCACCCTCGATCTCCACGGCTACCGCACCGGAAGCGTCAGCCCAGGGGATGATGGGGGAGCCGAGACGGCGGCCGAAGCAGAAGGCGACGCGTCGGACACCGTTTCCGGCGACCTCGATCTCGGTGCAGAGTACCCGACCGCCGAGGACTGA